The segment AGGAGAACCGTTGTCTCTGGCCATCATCTGGACTTTAAAGCTCCTAAACTGTTCAAAATCAAACGATCTCACAGCGTGGATCACCCCCGTGTCTCCATTAACAGACAGATAGGAGGACACCGGTGCACCGTTCACCTCACCAGGTAACAAAGAATAAATCACTGTACCGTTCTGTCTCCAGTCGGGGTCTCGAGCAGTAACGGAACATAAAGTGGAGCCaggtttattattttctgtcacATATGCGCTGTAGGACTGTTCCTCAAACACAGGTGGGTTGTCGTTGATGTCAGCTACAAATAACTGAACAGTTTTAGAGGAGGACAGAGGTGGAGAGCCCTCGTCAGTGGCAGTGATTGTTATGTTGTAATCAGATATTAGTTCACGGTCCAGTTTTCCTGTGGTCACCACAGaataatagtttttaatagACGGAACCAATTTAAAGGGGACGCCCTGTTGAATGTAGCAGCGGACAAGTCCATTATTATCAGAGTCTCTGTCCTGCACGTTAATAATGCCCACTTCTGTGCCAGATGACACGTTCTCGGGTATGGGATTAGTTAGTGACTTAATTGTCGTCAGCGGAGCGTTATCGTTGACATCTGTGATATCAATTATTAAGGTACAAGATGATACCAATCCAAGACCATCCTTTGCCGTAATTTGCATTTCATAGAAAGACATGTCCTCGTAATCCAATGCTCCACTGACTCTCACTTCACCATTGGTTGGGTTAACAGAAAATACGGAATTATTTTCATCAGAAATATGATCAAACTCGTAAGTCAGGTCTCCATTAATTCCTTCGTCTGCGTCAGTTGCGCTTACTGTGATGATTAAAGTGTTCAATGGAGAATTTTCAGGAAGACTGGCTTTATAAACGGCCTGACTAAACACTGGGTTGTTATCATTAGCATCCAGAACACTGACATGAATAACTGCTGTTCCTGATCGCTGAGGTGTGCCCCCGTCTGTCGCCACAAGCACAATCGTGAGCTCGtgtttttgttctctgtctAGCTCCTTTTCCAAAACTAATTCACTATATTTTCCTCCTCCACTTTTTACAATCGTATTCAATTTGAAGTTATCGCTCGCCTCAATGTTATATTCCTGAATAGCGTTTTGTCCGATATCAGCATCAAAGGCCTCATCTAAACGAAAGCGGCTTCCTCTAGTTGCGGATTCCCTGATTTCAAATTTGATAGCATTCTTTTTGAAAAGTGGTGAATTGTCGTTGATATCTTGAACGTGAATACTAAAGCGATGCAACTCTAAGGGGTTTTCTAAAACGAGTTCTTGTTTTATAATGCAAGTTGCTTTCTTGCCACAAAGCCCTTCTCTGTCCATCCTGTCGGTAAGAAAGATGTCTCCAGTACTCAGATTAATATCACAATACCGTTTGCTGTTTCCATCTGCATCAATACGAGCCTTTCGTGCCGTCAGCTGGTTCAGTTCAATTAAAAGATCTTTGGCTATATTTCCAATAACTGATCCACGTTTCATCTCTTCCGGAAAGGAATAGGAGACATCTCCAAATACATTCTGTGGTGCGAAGAGAACGATTCCCAAGGTGGTGACAATGCCGAGCGCTGTGAATGCTTTATATTCCATCTCCCATGTAATTCTTTGGAGAATCGGTGTACGACAATGgtttatataataaaattaaccagCCACATGAATCCTCTTCAGACAAAGCGTGCAGAACGATTATCTGGCGAGTCCTCTGTTCTAACCAGCAAAAGATCTGTCGCCAGTTGTAAATGTAAAGAGGGAGAAATGTGATTTCATCAAGAAAGCTGATAGCGAGCGACACTGAGTGCAAAATGTTGGTATTACAAGAGATTCAGTAATGGTTTAGCCAGTAAGAGTAAAAACTTAGCCATAACCTTCTGCTTACAGATTTTATAATGGAGACAGAGGAATAGTTCTCAGTTGTACAATACAGATAAACAAGCGAGAGCCTGAATTGTAAGATAAACAAGGTTCAATTCAGCACCATGGACTGATACCACTTAAGAAAAGACTTGAGACAGGGCCCATATTATCCAAGATTTTAGACAACATTCAAACTTCAAAATGaattagacaaaaacaaaatacgAACTTCCTACCTGAATACAATCAAATAATTccctgacaaaaaaaacaaaaaacatctgcaATCCACGAGTCCTTTGAGATGAACACGGGTATGCAAAAGACGATTTATCATTACATGAACATATATGTTCATGTATATATGACAGATAAAATATCCAAGCCCGGGCAAATAGAATTGAGGTGCGTCGTCAGGAAGCAGTTGTCATGGCTTACATTTTATACAAAACCATCCCCTTAAGAGATGTCAGTTCAGCCTCAAATCTGAGTAAAAGCATTATAATAAATTAGAAATATAAGCCAGCTCCTTAGGGAACTCAAGTTAAAAGGAACTACAGATTTGATATTCTAGACTAAAGGCTAATGCGCCTATTTTTTCCTGGAGGAAAAACGTGGTTTGATTTTAATATGATGAAAGATGCCAGTTTACGTAGAAATGCTATATTCTGTGATGATCTGTAAAGTATCATACTATGCCATGTCATGACAATTCTGTTAAAGTGCACATTAGCAAATATAACGAGAACTGCTATGTTTGCGGTGTTGTTGTTGCtatgttgttgttatttgttaatttttattgttttgtgttctttttaaaaCCGTTATTATtgagcacattttaaaaaagaaagaaataaccCCCGCCCTTCGTTATAATCAGTAAGAAGGCCTAAGTCCACAGAAGTCTACTGACTCCAGAGAAAAGTGAAATCGAGTTTCAAAATCTACTGGGCTTTTCTTaagtcatcagacagctgttATTTTAAGGTGACGGAAACTTAAATTTACTGGTTCTACATCTTCTCAGGTAGGCGTCATCATTGTAGGTGATGTGTGAAGTCACTGTGCCCTCAGCATCTGCGGAACCTTATTTAACATAGATATCTCCTTAGTATCATGTAACTAAAAGGGCTTCTCAGAGACACTGACCAAGTCAATTTAACCAGAATGAAGGGAAGATATGTAGAAAAGTTAAAGGATGGCATTAAGCGTaatcttaaagaaaaacatgttttcattatcaATAAGGCTGATATGCTCTTAATTCAACATAGTGGGAAAAATAGTTGAGACAAACGGTACTTAAAAAATAGTTGGTGCAATCATACCTGTGTACACTCGTCCAGTTCTCCAAATGTATCAGCAAAATCTGATGGGCTTTTCTTCAGGGTCTGGTCAGCAGGCAGCGTGGTGTCATTATAAGATGAAACAAACTTAAAATCACTGGTTCTAGATCCTGTTGTCAGGTAGGCGTCATAATTGTAAGTGCTGCGTAAAGTTCCTGTGCCGTCAACATCTGCGTAGTTAGGAGGAAGATAAGCGCTGGGGATGGCAACTGCTCCATCAAACAACAGTCTGGGTTTTCTCCTGCGACAAAACCTCACAcccaggatgatgatgatgaaggtcaGAAAAAATGTGGATACAGACACCAGCGCGATTATCAAGTAAGAGGTCAGTTTGGAATTCTTCTCATTAAAAGAGATGTCCTTCAGTTCTGGCACCTCAGCCAAGTTGTcagaaataagtaaatacataGAACAGGTGGCAGACAGAGAGGGCTGTCCGTTATCTTTCACTGCCACAATAAGGTTCTGTTTCATGTTGTCAGATTCTGAAATGTCCCGCTGTGTCCTGATCTCTCCGCTGTGGAGACCAATACTGAAGAGTCCAGGATCAGTGGATTTTACTATGTGATATGACAGCCAGGCGTTCTGTCCGGAGTCTGCGTCCACTGCTATCACTTTGGACACCAGAGAGCCTCCGTGTGCAGCTTTTGGGACCAGCTCGGTCATAAATGAGCTGCCCTCCGTGGTGGGGTACAATATCTGAGGAGAGTTGTCATTCACATCAGATATGAAAACATTGACGGTCACGTTACTGCTGAGTGGAGGAGAACCGTTGTCTCTGGCCATCACTTGGACTTTAAAGCTCCTGAACTGTTCATAATCAAACGATCTCATAGCGTGGATCACCCCCGTGTCTCCGTTAACAGACAGATAGGAGGACGCCGGGGCTCCATTCACCTCACCAGGTAACAGAGAGTAAATCACAGTACCGTTCTGTCTCCAGTCAGGGTCTTGAGCAGTAATGGAACATAAAGTGGAACCaggtttattattttctgtcacATATGCGCTGTAGGACTGTTCCCCAAAAACAGGTGGGTTGTCGTTGATGTCGGCTACAGATAACTGAACAGTTTTAGAGGAGGACAGAGGTGGAGAGCCCTCGTCAGTGGCAGTGATTGTTATGTTGTAATCAGAGACTAGTTCACGGTCCAAGTGTCCTGTGGTCACTAGAGAGTAATAATTTTTAATCGATTGAATCAACTTAAAAGGAATACCGTGATGAATAGAGCAATGGACCTGTCGATTATTCCCCGAGTCTGCATCCTGCACATGAATAATGCCCACCTCTGTACCAGGTGACACGCTCTCAGGGATGGGGTTTGTTAACGAATTAATGTGTATAACAGGGGGATTGTCATTTACGTCAGTTACATCTATAACCACTTTAGTCTCGGTGGAAAGGCCATAGCCATCCTTTCCCTCAATAAGTATTTCGAATTTTGATTTAGCTTCATAGTCAACATTTCTAGCTATCATAATTTCTCCAGTATCCTCGTTTAAAGCGAATATCTTTCTTGCATCGTCACTTATTCCACTGAATTCATATGTTACTTTACCATTCTCCCCTTCATCTGCATCAGTGGCACTCACAGTAACTACCACGGTGTCCAAAGGAGAATTTTCAGGCAGCGATGCCTCGTAGACAGCCTGAGTGAACACTGGGGCATTATCATTGGCATCAAGTACAGCTATTTGTATGACTGCAGTACCTGATCTTTGAGGATTCCCACCATCGACGGCTGTAAGTAGCAAAGAAACCTCTCCCTTGTCTTCGCGATccaattctttatttaaaactaacTCACTGTATTTTGTACCAACTGAATTTGTCAGTATATTCAGAGTAAAATAAtcgtttttctgtaaaatatagTTCTGGACAGCGTTTTGTCCGATGTCTGCATCACGTGCAGCATTTATTCTATAGCGAGAACCTTTGGACGCAGATTCGCTTATTTCCAGTTTGAACGTGTCCTTAACAAAATCGGGGGAATTGTCATTCACATCCTGAATTTGCAAAGATATGAGGTGCGATTCGAGTGGGTCTTCAAGTattaattcagattttaaaatacaCGAAACCTTCGTTCCGCACAGCTCCTCTCGGTCAATCCGATCAGCAACCACCAGCTGTCCTGTATCAGCTTTAATTTCACAATAACGCATTTGATTTCCTCCAAGAAAAAGTCGAGCCCTACGAGGTCCAAGTCTGCTTACTTGAAGCCCCAGGTCCTTGGCTATGTTTCCAATCACTGATCCAGGTTTAATTTCCTCCGGGAAAGAATAGCTCACATCGCCGTATGACAACTGCATtccaaaaagcaaaaacatcaaaacGCAGGCCAGATTCACTGGACTCCTGTTAGATGCCATCCTTCAGtagtcaaaaaataaaaataatgataagaATTACTTTACATTACACGTTTATGTGCATATGTTTGCAATGCGACCCAAATAATGTAACAATGAGAATGAAAACTGAGGGTGGAGACCTCTGAAGATGTCATACTGtgcttattttagtttttgaccGGTAGACAGCGACACTCGCAGCATGAACCAGAGATTACAAACTACATACATCTGCTAAATTTGACCACAACAAGCAACTTAGAACATCAAAAGATATCTCTTTTTAGATATTCAGAAGGGGACACAATGCAACACTATCAGGAAAttgactgttttatgtgtcaTCTGCACTGTGCCGCAAGTCCAAATACTGAAGCACAGAAAGAACTTAAAACTTAGATAAAATCGCACACTTTTTCTCTTCTCATTGTGTGCTTTCATGAGCAGAATGTTGTCCAAAGACATCCATTAAATGTTTCTCTGTAATTTATTATCATGTTAAACTGTAATACACacactaaaacataaaaatatataatttaactCAAATTGCTGCTTGAATTAAATTAGTACAAAATGTTTGTGTGCAATCACTTTCAGTAGTGATACATCCAAGGTTTGTATCATAAATATGATTTCAAAGAATAAACTAAGGAAATTAAATCCATTACAAGGTAATTCATTTAGTTTATTGCGGGGATAGCAGGGGAAAGGGTAACACTTTAAAACAAGGTatacaaaaatgtgtttcattatGAGGGAACCACTTTGAAAAAATCAGGAATCAGCCAGTACTTAGTGGTGAACACACAGTTCAGGCTTATTAGTGGACTAAGTTATCAGGTGGACACACAACCAAGGCTTGTTAAGAAACAAATAGGTAGTTATaagggaaaacaaaaatgaatgaatcaggGACTTGCATTTAGACTTGTACGTCAAGTTTTAAACAGCTTATTGATCTTGCCTATCTTCTcattaactaaaaataaagttctGTAATTGCTAAGTTTATTCTCTGTACCGTTTATTCCATGACGGGTcttgggtaagctggagcctatcccagcattaacaggtgagaggcagggtacaccctggacaggtcagcagtccatcgcagggccaacacataggggacaaacaaccattcacacacacactcactcactccctcctagggagaatttagagtaatcaattaacctaacatgcatgtctttggacggtgggaggaagccggagtacccggagagaacccacacatacacggggaaaacatgtaaactccacacagaaaggccaccgccctcaaggtttgaacctccccccagccgagattcgaaccagtgaccttcttgctgtgaggctgcggtgctaaccaccacacacaccaaTTGCTAAGTgtacaattaaaatgaaagcatatTACAatcattgatatttttttttttttttttacatctgtcaggattttttcagttttctgacCTTTGTGGGCATGGAGTTGCAGACATCATCATCTATCTGCTTCAGTTGGATTCTTTCCCAATTGCTTGGATAACTGACTACCTTTTTCAGATAGTCAGAACACGTCACAATTTGTCAGAGTGAAaagttgtgtgtctgagaagttggacagcagcactggagcaccataggagactgtactctcaccatttcttttCACACTATACACCTGAGAATTCCAGTACAGCCCTGAGTCCTATCATCCGCAGAAATACTCAGATGACTACCCACTTGTGGGCTTTATCAAGAAACTGAATACAGGAAACTCAAAGATTTTGTGACATCAAGTGTTTTAAGTGTGTTTTAcccaca is part of the Melanotaenia boesemani isolate fMelBoe1 chromosome 7, fMelBoe1.pri, whole genome shotgun sequence genome and harbors:
- the LOC121642654 gene encoding protocadherin gamma-A4-like isoform X17, coding for MEYKAFTALGIVTTLGIVLFAPQNVFGDVSYSFPEEMKRGSVIGNIAKDLLIELNQLTARKARIDADGNSKRYCDINLSTGDIFLTDRMDREGLCGKKATCIIKQELVLENPLELHRFSIHVQDINDNSPLFKKNAIKFEIRESATRGSRFRLDEAFDADIGQNAIQEYNIEASDNFKLNTIVKSGGGKYSELVLEKELDREQKHELTIVLVATDGGTPQRSGTAVIHVSVLDANDNNPVFSQAVYKASLPENSPLNTLIITVSATDADEGINGDLTYEFDHISDENNSVFSVNPTNGEVRVSGALDYEDMSFYEMQITAKDGLGLVSSCTLIIDITDVNDNAPLTTIKSLTNPIPENVSSGTEVGIINVQDRDSDNNGLVRCYIQQGVPFKLVPSIKNYYSVVTTGKLDRELISDYNITITATDEGSPPLSSSKTVQLFVADINDNPPVFEEQSYSAYVTENNKPGSTLCSVTARDPDWRQNGTVIYSLLPGEVNGAPVSSYLSVNGDTGVIHAVRSFDFEQFRSFKVQMMARDNGSPPLSSNVTVSVFIADVNDNSPQILYPTTEGSSFMTELVPKAAHGGSLVSKVIAVDADSGQNAWLSYHIVKSTDPGLFSIGLHSGEIRTQRDISESDSMKQNLIVAVKDNGQPSLSATCSMYLLISDNLAEVPELKDISFDEKNSKLTSYLIIALVSVSTFFLTFIIIILGVRFCRRRKPRLLFDGAVAIPSAYLPPNYADVDGTGTLRSTYNYDAYLTTGSRTSDFKFVSSYSDTTLPSDQTLKKSPTNFSDPFEDLKACEEQKPPNNDWRFTQGQRPGPSGPHMPYGTHIRWTPKSGTRATGGPEVAMGTGPWPQPPTEAEQLQALMAAANEVSEATATLGPGTMGLSTRYSPQFTLQHVPDYRQNVYIPGSTATLTSNPQQQQATAQQATQQALPPPQASAQPEPPKAAQTPASKKKSTKKEKK
- the LOC121642663 gene encoding protocadherin gamma-A11-like; its protein translation is MASNRSPVNLACVLMFLLFGMQLSYGDVSYSFPEEIKPGSVIGNIAKDLGLQVSRLGPRRARLFLGGNQMRYCEIKADTGQLVVADRIDREELCGTKVSCILKSELILEDPLESHLISLQIQDVNDNSPDFVKDTFKLEISESASKGSRYRINAARDADIGQNAVQNYILQKNDYFTLNILTNSVGTKYSELVLNKELDREDKGEVSLLLTAVDGGNPQRSGTAVIQIAVLDANDNAPVFTQAVYEASLPENSPLDTVVVTVSATDADEGENGKVTYEFSGISDDARKIFALNEDTGEIMIARNVDYEAKSKFEILIEGKDGYGLSTETKVVIDVTDVNDNPPVIHINSLTNPIPESVSPGTEVGIIHVQDADSGNNRQVHCSIHHGIPFKLIQSIKNYYSLVTTGHLDRELVSDYNITITATDEGSPPLSSSKTVQLSVADINDNPPVFGEQSYSAYVTENNKPGSTLCSITAQDPDWRQNGTVIYSLLPGEVNGAPASSYLSVNGDTGVIHAMRSFDYEQFRSFKVQVMARDNGSPPLSSNVTVNVFISDVNDNSPQILYPTTEGSSFMTELVPKAAHGGSLVSKVIAVDADSGQNAWLSYHIVKSTDPGLFSIGLHSGEIRTQRDISESDNMKQNLIVAVKDNGQPSLSATCSMYLLISDNLAEVPELKDISFNEKNSKLTSYLIIALVSVSTFFLTFIIIILGVRFCRRRKPRLLFDGAVAIPSAYLPPNYADVDGTGTLRSTYNYDAYLTTGSRTSDFKFVSSYNDTTLPADQTLKKSPSDFADTFGELDECTQV